One region of Catenuloplanes indicus genomic DNA includes:
- a CDS encoding ABC transporter substrate-binding protein: MLRRMLAAVAAVLTGVALAACSGESGDDFAAGTDDGDHLARFVQQPWADLVVETRIAMQLLDRLGYRTSTQEVSVPLAAEALSTGQADAYLGNWWPSQQETFQPVLDDGRVEVAGTLLTGTEYAPAVPGYVAEELGIRSLADLDAHAGAFGREILGIEPGAPGNATIRQAITNDAYGLGDWKLTASSTEAMLAEVTRRAEQKRPVAFLGWSPHWMTVAWDLHFLEDPEKVWPGAGEIRVLTRAGLRAEDANLTRFLSQITVDAQTASRWIDQVDKDKQDPADIAAAWISANPDTVRTWLAGVTTADGKRAADEVIA, encoded by the coding sequence ATGCTGAGAAGAATGCTCGCCGCCGTCGCGGCCGTACTGACCGGGGTCGCACTCGCCGCGTGCAGCGGTGAATCCGGGGACGATTTCGCCGCCGGCACCGACGACGGTGACCACCTGGCGCGTTTCGTACAGCAACCATGGGCGGACCTGGTGGTCGAGACCCGGATCGCGATGCAGCTGCTCGACCGGCTCGGCTACCGGACCAGCACTCAGGAGGTGTCCGTGCCCCTGGCCGCAGAAGCGCTGTCCACCGGCCAGGCCGACGCCTACCTCGGCAACTGGTGGCCCAGCCAGCAGGAGACGTTCCAGCCGGTGCTCGATGACGGGCGCGTCGAGGTCGCCGGCACCCTGCTGACCGGCACCGAGTACGCGCCCGCCGTGCCCGGGTACGTCGCCGAGGAACTGGGCATCCGGTCCCTGGCGGACCTGGACGCGCACGCCGGCGCGTTCGGCCGCGAGATCCTGGGGATCGAGCCGGGAGCGCCCGGCAACGCCACCATCCGGCAGGCCATCACGAACGACGCCTACGGGCTCGGCGACTGGAAGCTCACCGCGAGCAGCACCGAGGCGATGCTGGCCGAGGTCACCCGGCGCGCGGAGCAGAAGCGACCGGTGGCGTTCCTCGGCTGGAGCCCGCACTGGATGACCGTCGCCTGGGATCTGCACTTCCTGGAAGACCCGGAGAAGGTGTGGCCGGGCGCCGGCGAGATCCGGGTGCTGACCCGGGCCGGGCTGCGCGCCGAGGACGCCAACCTCACCAGATTCCTGTCCCAGATCACCGTCGACGCGCAGACCGCTTCACGCTGGATCGACCAGGTCGACAAGGACAAGCAGGACCCGGCCGATATCGCCGCGGCCTGGATATCCGCCAACCCGGACACGGTACGCACCTGGCTGGCCGGGGTCACCACCGCGGATGGG